The following coding sequences lie in one Rutidosis leptorrhynchoides isolate AG116_Rl617_1_P2 chromosome 6, CSIRO_AGI_Rlap_v1, whole genome shotgun sequence genomic window:
- the LOC139852492 gene encoding leucine-rich repeat receptor protein kinase HPCA1-like, whose protein sequence is MDAKIGQLLLIIFIQFLLATSQNNDFTYMKALKDAWQNTPPNWDDNSDPCSGWDGIRCTNGRVTSITLASMNLRGALTGDIGQLTELQILDLSYNKGLTGSLTPAIGNLKKLTNLILVNCGFTGPLPDTLGNLENLIYMSLNSNGFSGPIPPSIGNIKNLYWLDLADNRLSGSIPVSAGTTPGLDMLINAKHFHFGGNMLTGPLPQRLFSSNMTLLHLLFENNQLAGPIPSSLGLVTSLEVVRLDRNLLTGNVPRSINSLTGLFELFLSNNRLTGPVPNLNQLNVLNYLDLSNNTFDPSPVPSWFSTLQSLTTLNMYSTNLVGELPSALFSIPQLQNVDLSYNGINGTLDIGTSHSNQLQRVNLQNNQIGDFTQRNQYTIELILVANPICTETGVTDKFCSLPTNTTTSYSTPPSNCAPASCGNGQVSSPNCKCSYPYVGNLFFRAPSFSDLGNSTIYDSLRNSMLSSFQLSQLPVDAVSLRNPTKNTDDYLVINLQVFPSGDDRFNRTGILGLGFSLSNQTFKPSSDFGPYFFIGENYDFLQGTSGAGHKSSNTGVIIGAVVGGCVLVVLLVLAGIYALRQKGRAERATHESSSPFALWDENNGSGAVPQLKGAKAFSFEELNKYTNNFSEMNSIGTGGYGMVYRGSLPNGQLVAIKRAKQGSTQGGLEFKTEIELLSRVHHKNLVSLVGFCFDQGEQMLVYEYIVNGTVKDSISGRSGIRLDWMRRLRIALGAAKGLQYLHDLADPPIIHRDVKTNNILLDERLVAKVADFGLSKSLGDANRTHVTTQVKGTMGYMDPEYYMTQQLTEKSDVYSFGVVLLELITARNPIEKGKYIVREVRQAMDKSKELYNLHEVLDPTIGLTSQLKGLERFVDVALQCVEETGDKRPTMSDVVKEIDSIMELNGLNPNAESASNSAGYTSKGSEHPYTNDSLFAYSGEHFSQKLDPK, encoded by the exons ATGGATGCAAAAATAGGACAACTACTTCTCATCATATTCATACAGTTTTTGTTAGCAACATCACAGAATAATGATT TTACATATATGAAAGCTCTCAAGGATGCTTGGCAGAACACGCCACCTAATTGGGACGATAACTCTGATCCGTGTAGTGGTTGGGACGGGATCAGGTGCACAAACGGTCGGGTCACCTCTAT AACTTTGGCAAGTATGAATTTGAGAGGCGCGCTTACTGGAGATATTGGACAGTTGACTGAATTGCAAATTCT AGATCTATCTTACAATAAAGGTTTGACCGGGTCTTTGACTCCAGCAATTGGGAACTTGAAGAAATTAACAAACTT AATCTTGGTTAATTGCGGTTTCACCGGTCCACTTCCAGACACACTTGGAAATCTTGAAAATCTCATTTATAT GTCTCTAAATTCGAATGGTTTCAGCGGACCTATTCCACCTTCGATTGGTAACATTAAAAATCTGTACTGGTTGGATCTAGCTGATAACAGGCTCTCTGGAAGTATACCAGTTTCTGCAGGGACCACTCCTGGTCTTGATATGCTGATTAATGCAAAACATTT CCATTTTGGAGGAAACATGCTCACGGGTCCCCTCCCACAACGGCTCTTCAGCTCAAATATGACTCTACTTCATCT TCTATTTGAGAACAACCAGCTTGCGGGCCCCATTCCATCGTCTCTTGGGCTAGTGACTTCGCTAGAAGTCGT ACGTCTTGATAGGAACCTTTTGACCGGGAATGTCCCCAGAAGCATCAACAGCCTTACTGGTTTATTTGAATT GTTTCTGTCAAACAATCGACTCACTGGCCCTGTGCCTAATCTAAACCAGTTAAATGTCCTCAACTATCT GGATCTAAGTAACAATACTTTTGACCCATCGCCAGTTCCTTCTTGGTTTTCGACTTTACAGTCTTTGACCACTCT aAATATGTACAGTACAAACCTTGTAGGAGAGCTGCCTTCTGCCCTTTTCAGCATACCTCAATTACAGAATGT TGATTTAAGTTACAATGGAATTAATGGTACATTGGATATCGGCACTAGCCATAGTAATCAGCTTCAACGGGTCAATTTGCAAAATAATCAAATAGGCGACTTCACTCAAAGGAAccaatatactattgaattaat ACTTGTAGCCAACCCAATATGTACCGAAACAGGCGTAACAGATAAATTTTGCTCCCTACCAACAAACACTACAACGTCATACTCAACACCGCCCAGCAACTGTGCGCCTGCATCATGTGGCAACGGTCAAGTTTCAAGTCCAAACTGCAAATGTTCATATCCATACGTTGGCAATCTTTTTTTCAGAGCACCTTCGTTTTCAGACCTCGGAAATTCAACTATTTACGACTCCCTTCGTAATTCCATGCTTAGTTCTTTTCAGTTATCTCAACTACCCGTTGACGCAGTTTCACTAAGAAATCCTACCAAAAATACGGACGATTATCTTGTGATTAATCTACAAGTTTTCCCTTCTGGAGACGATCGGTTTAACAGGACTGGGATACTTGGCCTCGGGTTCTCACTTAGTAACCAAACTTTTAAGCCTTCATCAGACTTCGGACCCTACTTTTTCATCGGTGAAAACTACGATTTCTTACAAG GAACATCAGGGGCAGGacacaaatcatccaacactggaGTCATTATAGGAGCAGTTGTTGGCGGTTGTGTTCTTGTTGTACTATTGGTACTTGCAGGAATATACGCCCTTCGTCAAAAAGGGAGAGCCGAAAGAGCGACCCATGAGAGCAGCAGCCCGTTTG CATTATGGGATGAAAACAATGGAAGTGGCGCTGTCCCTCAGTTGAAAGGAGCAAAAGCTTTCTCTTTTGAGGAGCTTAATAAATACACAAACAACTTTTCTGAAATGAACAGCATAGGAACTGGTGGTTATGGAATG GTTTACAGAGGAAGTCTACCAAACGGGCAGTTAGTTGCAATCAAAAGAGCCAAGCAGGGGTCAACACAGGGCGGGCTCGAGTTCAAAACTGAGATCGAGCTTCTTTCACGAGTTCATCACAAGAATCTTGTGAGTCTTGTAGGTTTTTGTTTCGATCAAGGTGAACAAATGTTAGTCTACGAGTATATCGTTAACGGTACAGTTAAAGATAGTATTTCag GGAGATCTGGAATCAGATTGGATTGGATGAGAAGACTTCGAATAGCGTTAGGAGCAGCAAAAGGGTTGCAGTATCTGCATGATCTTGCTGATCCTCCAATCATACATAGAGACGTCAAAACAAACAATATCTTATTAGATGAACGTTTAGTCGCTAAGGTGGCTGATTTCGGGCTATCGAAATCGCTAGGTGATGCTAATAGGACTCATGTTACTACTCAAGTTAAAGGCACAATG GGATACATGGATCCCGAGTATTACATGACACAACAGTTGACAGAAAAAAGCGATGTTTATAGCTTCGGAGTCGTACTATTGGAGCTAATAACCGCAAGAAACCCGATTGAAAAAGGGAAATACATCGTTCGAGAAGTGAGACAAGCTATGGACAAAAGTAAAGAGCTTTACAACTTGCATGAGGTCCTTGACCCGACGAtagggttgactagtcaactaaaaGGTTTGGAAAGATTTGTTGACGTGGCGTTGCAGTGTGTTGAAGAAACCGGGGATAAAAGACCAACGATGAGTGATGTTGTGAAAGAGATTGATAGTATTATGGAACTTAACGGTCTTAACCCGAATGCTGAGTCAGCGTCAAATTCGGCTGGTTACACGAGTAAGGGGAGTGAGCATCCTTATACTAATGACAGTCTTTTCGCTTATAGCGGTGAGCATTTTTCTCAAAAGTTGGATCCTAAGTAG